One Lacticaseibacillus rhamnosus genomic window carries:
- a CDS encoding homoserine O-succinyltransferase: protein MTEAPLKIGILNVMHDKADTKTRLQHVLSHTDIPVELHFYYPMTHYAGREVPEAVSSILEPLDIHEAATMDGFIITGSPIETLEFDQVHYIAEVRTLLKTLGQHVPNQMYLCWGGMVALNYFFGVSKLILPHKLFGVYPQTILEPHPFLKGLKEGFKSPHARYAEMDVRDIRNDPRLTINATTTKGKLFMVTEPTDTQTFIFSHIEYDRWGLDSEYKREVAAHPEISYKRAKHYYHHKNDYDHPKFNWKKTQRTIFDNWVRHIADHRNENRSPII, encoded by the coding sequence TTGACAGAAGCACCACTTAAAATCGGGATTCTCAACGTGATGCACGACAAAGCCGATACCAAAACGCGGCTGCAACACGTTTTGAGCCACACCGATATCCCAGTTGAGTTGCATTTTTACTATCCCATGACCCATTACGCTGGTCGGGAAGTACCGGAAGCGGTGAGCTCGATTCTGGAGCCGCTGGATATTCACGAAGCGGCAACGATGGACGGGTTCATCATCACCGGCTCCCCGATTGAAACGCTGGAATTTGATCAGGTTCACTATATCGCCGAGGTGCGGACGCTGCTAAAGACATTAGGTCAGCATGTGCCCAACCAAATGTACCTGTGCTGGGGCGGGATGGTGGCGCTAAATTACTTTTTCGGCGTCAGCAAGTTGATTCTTCCGCACAAGTTATTCGGCGTTTATCCGCAAACAATTCTTGAACCGCACCCATTTTTAAAAGGTTTAAAAGAAGGCTTTAAGTCCCCACATGCTCGGTATGCCGAGATGGATGTACGCGATATTCGTAACGATCCCCGCTTAACGATCAATGCGACAACAACGAAGGGGAAACTCTTCATGGTGACGGAACCGACTGACACCCAAACGTTTATCTTTTCGCATATTGAATATGACCGGTGGGGCCTGGATTCGGAATACAAGCGGGAAGTGGCCGCACACCCTGAGATTAGCTATAAACGGGCTAAACACTATTACCATCACAAAAACGATTATGACCATCCGAAGTTTAATTGGAAGAAAACGCAGCGAACGATTTTTGACAATTGGGTTCGCCACATCGCGGATCATCGCAATGAAAACCGTTCGCCGATTATTTAG
- the cysK gene encoding cysteine synthase A, with amino-acid sequence MVTAADNITGLIGNTPLLKLNRVVPEGAADVYVKLEFFNPGGSVKDRIALAMIEDAEYKGVLKPGGTIVEPTSGNTGIGLALVAAAKGYHLIITMPETMSVERRALMRGYGAELILTPGADGMPGAIKKAEALSKENGYFLPMQFQNPANPDVHERTTGQEIIRSFDGGTPDAFVAGVGTGGTLTGVGRALRKINPDVKIYALEAAESPMLKEGHGGKHKIQGISAGFIPDVLDTNLYQDIIEVTSDQAIDMARHVSHEEGFLPGISAGANIFGAIEIAKKLGKGKSVATVAPDNGERYLSTDLFKFDD; translated from the coding sequence ATGGTGACAGCAGCAGATAATATTACAGGTTTAATTGGCAATACGCCGCTACTCAAGCTCAATCGCGTTGTACCTGAAGGCGCCGCGGATGTTTATGTCAAGCTGGAATTCTTTAATCCCGGTGGTTCAGTCAAGGACCGGATTGCCTTAGCGATGATTGAAGACGCTGAATATAAAGGGGTCTTGAAGCCAGGCGGCACCATTGTTGAGCCAACGTCCGGCAACACCGGCATTGGCCTGGCACTGGTTGCGGCCGCAAAAGGTTACCACCTCATCATTACCATGCCGGAAACAATGAGTGTTGAGCGGCGAGCCTTGATGCGTGGTTACGGAGCCGAACTCATTTTGACGCCGGGTGCCGATGGAATGCCGGGAGCGATCAAAAAAGCTGAAGCATTGAGCAAGGAAAATGGCTACTTCTTGCCAATGCAATTCCAGAACCCCGCTAACCCAGACGTCCACGAACGCACGACCGGACAAGAGATCATCCGTTCATTTGATGGTGGCACCCCGGATGCCTTTGTAGCCGGTGTCGGCACAGGCGGAACACTCACCGGGGTTGGTCGGGCTTTGCGTAAGATTAACCCAGATGTGAAAATCTATGCGCTGGAAGCGGCGGAGTCACCAATGCTAAAAGAAGGCCATGGCGGCAAGCACAAGATTCAAGGGATCTCAGCCGGCTTTATTCCAGACGTCTTAGATACGAACCTCTATCAAGACATCATTGAAGTCACCAGCGACCAAGCTATCGACATGGCTCGCCACGTCAGTCATGAAGAAGGCTTCCTACCAGGCATTTCCGCTGGCGCCAACATTTTCGGTGCGATTGAAATCGCAAAGAAACTCGGCAAAGGCAAGAGTGTCGCCACAGTAGCACCGGATAATGGTGAGCGGTATTTGTCGACAGATTTGTTTAAGTTTGATGATTAG